A DNA window from Jaculus jaculus isolate mJacJac1 chromosome 1, mJacJac1.mat.Y.cur, whole genome shotgun sequence contains the following coding sequences:
- the Sipa1 gene encoding signal-induced proliferation-associated protein 1 encodes MWAGGVGSPRRGMGPAPTDDLFARKLRQPARPPLTPHTFDPRPARGLLLRSGSDAGETRPQTPSSPRARAHSHEEASRPAGTPTRIFTDPLVLLGLPAEEPEPTFPPVLEPRWFAHYDVQSLLFDWAPRPRGPGGHVEASSGTLPSAEDPLISSDLLLGAPGFVSELGGEGELGLGGPVSPPVPPALPNAAVSVLEEPQNRTSAYSLEHADLGAGYYRKYFYGKEHQNFFGLDEVLGPVAVSLRREEKEGSGGGTVHSYRVIVRTTQLRTLRGTISEDALPPGPPRGLSPKKLLEHVAPRLSPTCLRLGSASPKVPRTLLTLDEQVLSFQRKVGILYCRAGQASEEEMYNNEEAGAAFMQFLTLLGDVVRLKGFDSYRAQLDTKTDSTGTHSLYTTYQDHEIMFHVSTMLPYTPNNQQQLLRKRHIGNDIVTIVFQEPGSKPFCPTTIRSHFQHVFLVVRAHAPCTPHTSYRVAVSRTQDTPAFGPALPPGGGPFAANADFRAFLLAKALNGEQAAGHARQFHAMATRTRQQYLQDLATNEVTTTSLDSASRFGLPSLGGRRRTTPRGSGAELQAAGALMWGVRAAPGARVAAGGEASGPDGAEVPCLLGISAETLVLVAPRDGRVVFNCACRDVLAWTFSEQQLDLYHGRGEAITLRLDGAPGQAVGEVVARLQLVSRGCETRELALPRDGQGRLGFEVDAEGFITHVERFTFAETTGLRPGARLLRVCGRTLPSLGPDAAAQLLRSAPKVCVTVLPPDESGRPRRSFSELYTLSLQEPSRRGTLEPMQDEILEVVQLPTKQLLRFCLKDDSGPSGPRELTEERTEFLHSQNSQSPRSSLSDEAPVLPNTTPDLLLATTTNPSTPGTGRETPPSQDQPGSSIDHEEKGDPVPELRASFLPRTLSLRNSISKIMSEAGSETLEDEWQSISEIASTCNTILESLSREGQPIPDSGDPKGPPKCDTEPEPGSLSEKVSHLESMLRKLQEDLQKEKADRAALEEEVRSLRHNNQRLLAESENAATRLLMASKQLGSPTTDLA; translated from the exons ATGTGGGCCGGCGGTGTTGGGAGCCCTCGGAGGGGCATGGGTCCCGCACCCACCGATGACCTCTTTGCCCGAAAGTTGCGCCAGCCAGCCCGGCCCCCACTGACaccacacacctttgatccaagGCCAGCCCGGGGTCTGCTCCTGCGCAGTGGTAGCGATGCAGGCGAGACCCGCCCCCAGACACCATCTAGCCCCCGGGCCCGGGCTCACAGCCATGAGGAAGCCAGCCGTCCTGCTGGGACTCCTACCCGGATCTTCACTGACCCACTGGTATTGCTCGGGTTGCCAGCTGAGGAGCCAGAGCCCACCTTCCCTCCAGTGCTGGAGCCCCGATGGTTTGCTCATTATGATGTACAAAGCTTGCTCTTTGACTGGGCCCCACGACCACGGGGACCAGGGGGCCATGTAGAGGCCAGTTCTGGGACCCTGCCCTCAGCCGAGGACCCACTCATCAGCTCGGACTTGCTGCTTGGGGCACCAGGCTTTGTGAGTGAGCTTGGGGGTGAGGGAGAGCTAGGCCTGGGTGGACCAGTGTCCCCACCTGTGCCGCCTGCACTGCCAAATGCGGCTGTGTCCGTCTTGGAAGAACCACAGAACCGGACTTCAGCCTATAGCCTGGAGCATGCGGACCTGGGTGCTGGCTACTATCGCAAGTACTTCTACGGTAAAG AACACCAGAATTTCTTCGGGCTGGACGAGGTGCTGGGCCCAGTGGCAGTGAGCCTGCGACGGGAAGAGAAGGAGGGCAGCGGAGGGGGTACCGTACACAGCTACCGTGTCATTGTGCGGACCACACAG CTTCGAACCCTCCGTGGCACCATCTCAGAGGATGCACTTCCACCTGGACCCCCAAGGGGTCTATCCCCGAAGAAGCTTCTGGAGCACGTGGCACCGAGGCTGAGTCCTACCTGCTTGCGCCTGGGCTCAGCTTCCCCCAAGGTGCCACGCACCCTGCTTACACTGGACGAGCAAGTG CTAAGCTTCCAGCGAAAGGTGGGCATTCTGTACTGCCGGGCAGGCCAAGCCTCCGAGGAGGAGATGTACAACAATGAAGAGGCAGGGGCAGCATTCATGCAGTTTCTCACCTTGCTGGGCGACGTGGTGCGACTTAAAGGCTTTGACAGTTACCGGGCTCAGCTGGACACCAAAA CGGATTCCACAGGCACGCACTCCCTCTACACCACCTACCAGGACCACGAGATCATGTTCCATGTGTCCACGATGCTGCCTTACACCCCCAATAATCAGCAGCAG CTCCTAAGGAAGCGCCACATCGGCAACGACATTGTGACCATCGTGTTCCAGGAGCCAGGCAGCAAGCCCTTCTGCCCCACCACTATTCGCTCGCACTTCCAGCACGTGTTCTTGGTGGTGCGCGCGCATGCGCCCTGCACGCCGCACACCTCGTACAG GGTGGCAGTCAGCCGCACCCAGGACACTCCGGCCTTCGGACCAGCTCTGCCCCCTGGCGGAGGCCCCTTCGCAGCGAACGCTGACTTTCGGGCCTTCCTGCTGGCCAAGGCACTCAACGGTGAGCAGGCGGCCGGTCACGCACGCCAGTTCCACGCCATGGCCACGCGCACGCGCCAGCAGTATTTGCAAGACCTGGCCACTAACGAAGTGACCACTACATCGCTTGACTCGGCTTCGCGCTTCGGCCTGCCGTCCCTGGGCGGCAGGCGCCGGACGACCCCTCGGGGCTCGGGCGCAGAGCTGCAGGCTGCGGGCGCACTCATGTGGGGCGTGCGCGCAGCTCCGGGAGCGCGGGTCGCGGCCGGGGGGGAAGCGAGCGGCCCCGACGGGGCGGAGGTGCCCTGCCTATTGGGCATCTCCGCGGAGACGCTGGTGCTGGTGGCGCCGCGCGACGGCCGCGTCGTCTTCAACTGTGCCTGTCGCGACGTGCTGGCTTGGACCTTCTCGGAACAGCAGCTCGACCTGTACCACGGCCGCGGAGAGGCGATCACACTGCGGCTGGACGGGGCCCCCGGGCAAGCCGTGGGCGAGGTCGTGGCGCGCCTGCAG CTGGTGAGCCGGGGCTGCGAGACCCGCGAGCTAGCGCTGCCCCGCGACGGCCAAGGTCGCCTGGGCTTCGAGGTGGATGCGGAAGGCTTTATCACCCACGTGGAGCGTTTCACGTTTGCCGAGACCACGGGGCTTCGGCCCGGGGCGCGCCTGCTGCGCGTGTGCGGCCGGACTCTGCCCAGCTTGGGTCCGGATGCTGCTGCCCAGCTGCTACGCTCGGCGCCCAAGGTCTGCGTCACCGTCCTGCCCCCAGATGAGAGCGGCCGGCCCCGCAG gagctTTTCGGAGCTGTACACGCTGTCTCTGCAGGAGCCTAGCCGGAGGGGGACCCTAGAGCCCATGCAAGATGAAATCCTGGAAGTGGTCCAGCTCCCCACAAAGCAGCTGCTGCGTTTCTGCCTGAAAGATGACAGTGGCCCTTCAGGGCCCAGGGAATTGACAGAGGAGAGGACGGAGTTCCTACACAGCCAGAATTCACAGTCACCCCGCAG ctccctgtcGGATGAGGCCCCAGTCCTGCCCAACACCACACCAGACCTCCTTCTTGCCACCACAACCAACCCATCAACACCTGGTACTGGCAGGGAAACACCTCCCTCACAG GACCAACCAGGCAGCTCCATTGACCATGAGGAGAAGGGTGACCCAGTCCCAGAGTTGAGGGCCTCCTTCTTGCCACGAACTTTGTCTCTGCGGAACTCCATCAGTAAGA TCATGTCGGAGGCTGGCAGTGAGACCCTGGAGGATGAATGGCAGTCCATCTCGGAGATCGCCTCCACTTGTAACACCATTCTGGAGTCACTGTCCCGGGAAG GACAGCCCATTCCAGACAGCGGAGACCCCAAGGGACCTCCAAAGTGTGACACTGA GCCAGAACCTGGGAGTCTATCAGAGAAGGTCTCACACCTAGAGTCCATGCTTAGGAAGCTACAAGAGGACCTGCAGAAG GAGAAGGCAGACAGGGCGGCCCTGGAGGAGGAGGTGCGGAGCCTCAGACACAACAACCAGAGGCTGCTGGCCGAATCAGAGAATGCTGCCACCCGGCTGCTCATGGCCTCCAAGCAGCTGGGCTCACCCACCACTGACCTGGCCTGA